In Polyangiaceae bacterium, the genomic window CGGTTCAGGAGAACGTCTCGGACGCCTACGAGCTCACGGTCGGCCTCGCCGATCTCTCGCCCGGAGCGGAGACCGAGCCGAACGACACGCCGCGCGATGGTGCCCGCATCGCCCCGGGCGCGGAGTTTCGCGGACGCCTCGACTGGCTTCGAGACGTGGACTACGTGTGCACCGAATCGGGGACGGGTAACGTGCGCTTCGTGGTCGAGGACTCGCCGACGTTGCCTCGGCTGCGCCACGCCGTGCTCCAGGCCACGCCCCACGGTGGCGCCTCCGATGGCATTCCGGTGCGCCTGCACCGCCGTGGCACCAAGCTCCCTGCCGACACCAAGCACGACGTCGCCGGCGCCTGGCAGAGCGCGCCGATCCCGCGCGGCCTGGCCGAAGCGTGCGTGAAGCTCGAGCTCGTGCCGAATCCCCACGCCCCTTTGCCACACCCCGCGGTCGCGCCGTCGGGTGACGAGGAGTACACGGTCCGTGTCGAAGTCAGCCCGTAGCGCCCTCCTGGCGTCGCTCTGCTCTGCGGCCCTGTTCTGGTTCGCGAGCGCGCGAGCCGAGCGCATCGACCCGACCTTCCCGGTGCGCCGCGTGGTCGGGGCGCCGGCGGGCGCGCAGCCGATGGCCCGGGTGGACGCCGCACGCACCGGCAGAGCCCGGCACAGCCTGCCCGCCGCTCCCCGCGTGCTCTGGCGCGCGCGCGTCACCAGTGGGCTCGATCTGCCTCTCGCGGTGGACGGCCGCGGCCACGTGGTCGCCGCGAGCCCCATGTCGCTCCTGGTGGAGCTCGACGCACAGGGCAAGCTGGTGTGGAGCTCGAAGACTGGCAATGCTGTGCCCGTCCAGGGACCGATCATCACTACCAACGGCACGCGCGTGGTGCTGACCTCGAGCGGCGAGCTGTGGGGCGTGGGTCCGAGCGGCACGCTGCGCTTGCGCCGCACGCTGCCGACCGGCAGCGTCCGCGGCGCCGCGCCACCCCTCGCCACGCGCGATGGCGGCCTGGTGCTGGCGGTCACCGGACTGCTCTTGCGCCTGGACGCGAGCGGCGACGTGTTGGCGCGGGCCAAGCAAGCGGACGCGCCGATCTCGTTGCTCGAGCACGGCTCGGGCACGCTGATCGTGACTGAGAAGGGCGACGTGCTCGAATGGCGACCGCCGGGAGAGCCGACCAAGCTCGGGAGCTTTGGCGGACGCGTGGACGAGGGAGCAGCGCTGTCGAGCCCGAACCACGTCACCGCCATCGTCGATCACGAACGCCTGGTGGACTTCAAGCTCTCGGCGAAGACTCGCCACATCCGGCTCGACTCGACCGACCACCTGCAAGGGCCACCGGCCATCCTGGCGAATGGCGAGACGCGCGTCGCCTCCTTCTCCGGGCTGCTCCTCGGCCACGACCGCACGGGCATCGAGACGGCGCGGGCGGCCCTCGAGCCGAGCGGCGGAGCGGGGTTGCCCAGCGTGCCGGGCCTCTTCCTACCGCCGCCGTTGATCGTGGACGACAGAGGTCGGGTTGCCTACGTGCGCCCTGGGCTCGACGCCGGGGTGGTGCTCGAGACCGGGGAGCAGAAGCTCGCGGCCGGCGCCGCCTGCGGCGACCCAGGCTCGCTGGCGCCCGCCGGCAAGCACCGCTTCGTGGTCGCCTGCCGCTCCGGGTTGATCCTGATGCTCGGTCAGTGACGGCCCGGCCGAGCGCTCCGCCGCGTCGCGGGGAAACTCTAGTGATACAGCGCGGTGAACAGGATCGAGAAGCCGAAGCTCGTCGCCTTCTCCTCGCTGGTGTCACCCAGCACCTCGATCTCGCGCTTGCCGCTCGTCGCGATGAAGCGCACGTAGCCGCCCAGCGACCAGTCGGGCGAAATCCAGGCGTCGTAGCCGGTGAAGAGCGCGACGCCGCCACCGTTGTAGGGTTTCTCGTCGATGTCGCTGTCGCTGTCCTTCGGCTTGATGCTGAAGGTCGAGAAGCCGACGGCACCGCCCAGGTGAAACCCGCCACGCGAGTCGAAGAACACGTCCACGAAAGGACCGATCAGCGTAGTCGAGGCGTCTCCTCCAGGTCGTTCGACGTGCCGCCGGACTCGAGACGGGGATCGCTGGCGCTCACGGCGAAGATGCCACCCCCGAGCACGAGCCCGGGCGTGGGCGTGCCGCCCATCATCAAGTCGATCCCGGCGCCAGCGCCCTTCACGCGTACGTCCGAGGTCCCCGCCTCCGACGACTCGATGCGCGTCCCCGCCCAGCCGGCACCCAGTGACATGCGCAAGTAGAAGCCGTCGTGCAGGTGGTAGCCGGGCTCGTCCTCCTCGCGCCTCGACGGCGGGGGCGGCGGCGGCGCGGCGACGTACACCCCGCCCGGCGGCGGGTAGCCGTAAGCCGGCGCGACGTAGCCGGGCGGCGGGTAGCCGGGCGGACGCGCGGGCGCAGCGCTCGGCGCGAGCGCGGCGCTCGGCGCGGGCGCAGCGCTCGGCGCAGGCGGCGCGGGCGCAGGTGGGGGCGGAGCTGGAGCCGGTGCGGGCTCCACCCCGGCGCCCGGCGCCGGCGGCGCGCGCCTTGCGCGTGCGCGAGCGAGGCCAAGCCAAGACCAGACAGCCGCCAAGACGCCGCATGCCCTGACGAGAGCGCGCCTCGGGGCGCGGCGTCAAGGCTCCGCCGGCGGGGGCCGACCGAAGCGCGTGCTCTCGTGCACCACCCGGAGTGCGCGCCGGGCTCGAGCCGCCACCTCGGCCCGGGGGGCGCCGGCTCCGATGGAGCGAGCTGCGGACGGCGGCGCCGCGCCGAGCGACGCGGCGTCGATCAGCGTGCGCTGCTCGGCGTCCTCGAACGAGCTCACCAGGAGGCAAGGCCGCTGCTCCGTGGCCGGCGCGACGCCGCGGAACTCGCACCAGCCGGAGGCGTCCGGCGCGGGGTTCGTGGCCGAGACGTCGGCCAGCGTCACGACGAACGGACTCGTGCACTGGATCAGCGACACCACCGTGAGCGTGCAGTCGCTCGACGGCGGCTTCGCCCAGAGCACGACCAACAGGTCGGAGTCACCCGGCCGCGCGGCGAACGCGAGCAGATCCGTCTCCGGCGTGAGCACGCCACACGACACTCCAGACCGGCACAGTCCCCCCGTCTCCCGGCGCAAGAGCGCCTCGCCGCCAGAGCTGATGGCGCGCCAGCCGAACTGCCCCGAGCCGCTGGTGAGCTCGAAGTCGCCGTCCACCAGGAGATTGTCCGGATCGGCGCCGCCAAACGGGTTGCGGAGCTCGACAGAGCGGATCGGCGGCCCGGCTTCGCCCACCGGCGCGTCCTCGTGGGCGTCCGCACCGGCGTCGAGCGGGCCACCGGAGGCCCCGACACGCTCGTCGGCGCCGCAGCCCGCGATGAAGGCCGAGAGCGCGAGGCCGAAACGCGCGCTCATGGCTTCAGGTTCCCCTTCACCCAGGCGAGCGCGGCTTCGAAGGGCGCGTCCTTGCCGGAGAGCAGCGAGGTCTGCGTGTGCTGCACGACGACGTCGGGCGCGATGCCGTGACCGATCAGCGCGCTGCCGTCGTCCAGGTACATGTCGCCGCTCGCGAGCTGGAAGTCGAAGCGCGACCAATAGCTGAACTGGTAGAATGACGAGAACGCCCCGGCGGTCTCGTGCGGGCCGAAGATCTTCACCTTCGGCGCGCCTTTCATGCCGTGCGGCAGCCAGTCGCTGGCGGAGCCGTCGCGGTGGATGATCAGCGCCACCGGCAGAGCTAGATCCGCCTGCTCGCTGCCGACCTCGAAGCTCGGCTGGCCCATGTCCTTGAGCTTCTGGACCCAAGCCACTGCCGCCGCGCCGCCTGCCGGTCCGACGTCGCCCGCCGCGAGGGGAAACACCGGACCCACCCCCAGCTGGGCGGGCTTTCGCACGAGCTCGGTGATGGCCTCGGGCGCGTCCATGGTGCCGCCGTTACCCGCCCGGTGATCCAGGATCACGCCCCGCGCGTTCTGCTTGAAGAACTCGTTGGCGTCGAGGAAGGACTGAGTGAGCCCCCCGGGCCCGCCGTACAGAGTGTCGAACGTCATGCCGAAGATCTTGTCGGCGGGGTCGGTGCCCAGCACCACGTCGCGCCAAGGCACGAACGGCACGTAGTGGTAGGTGCCGATCATCCCCGGGAATTGCTCTGGCGGGTTCGCCAGGTGGTACGCCGGGCGGTTGTCGCAGGCCGGCGGCTGCACGTCGCTCTCGATGGCGGTCACGCTCAGCGTCTCGACGACGTCGTTGCAGCTCGGTCCGGTTGGGCTACAGCGGATCACGCTGAAGCTCTTGGCGAAGCGCGGGAGCAGATCGCGGAGCGCCTCGACCAGCTCCGCGTCCACGTCCGGATCCGTCGCGACGTGGTGGCCGGGGTTGAAGCCGATCAGCGCGGCCGCCCAGTCCACCGGGTGCTTGCCGTCCACCGCCACCAGGCGGTCTCCCGGCACGAGCCCGAGCGCGCCCGCCGGCCCGACGTGGGACACCAGGATGTCGCTGCGTCCCGCCTGGCTCGGCCAGACCGACTGCGTGAGATCGGCCTGCCCTTCGATGAAGCACAACCCCAGGCGGCGCGCGCTGCCCTGGCCGGAGAGGGCCGAGCTCGCGGAGGTGTGCCAGTCGTGGAGCAGTCGCACGCCCCGCGAGAACGCACCCCAGTACTGCCAAGCCGTCTGGGCCTTCAGCATCTTGGCCATCTCGGCGAGGGCCGCGGGCAAATATGCCTGCCGGCTGAAGCGTCCGCCGTAGAAGTGCTCGACGCGCGAGGCCAGGTAACGAGCCACCTGGTCGCGCTGGCCTGCGTGCGGCAGCGGCGGGACGAAGCGCGCGCCTTGCCGGCAGCGTTCGGCGATGCACTGCGCCTCCGGGCCGCACACCGGATCGGACGCGCCCAGGCACGCGCCCCCCGCGTGGTACTCGCCGGCGGGCACGGCCTCGAACCCGTCGAGGTCCACCCCCGAGCCCTCCGCGCGCAGGAAGGCGCGGGTCAGATCGCGGCCAGTGACGCTGGCCGAGTTCGACGCGAGCTCGACCCAGCCGTCGCTGGTCACCCTCCCAGTCGGGAAGAGCCAGGCAGCCTCGGTGCCGCGGGCGGCGTCATCGTGCTCGAGCACCACCCGCACCCAGGCGCGCGAGTGCCGCACCCAGAGCCGGAACACGTAGGCGGCGTTCACGGGCGGCAGGCTCACGTCGATCTCGAACGGATCCTGCTGCGCGCTCACGCGCACGAAGCGTGCGCCCTCGAGGGCCAGCTCGCTGCCGTCGCCCACCGACTCCCAGCTGCACGAGCCCTCGCAGCCGATACCTTTCGGGACCTCGCTCTCGAACGACTCGGTGGCGCTCGCGTCGGCGTCGAAGTGGTGCCGCCCCTCGGCGTCGAAGCTCCCGGCGAGCACCGACTGCGCGCTCAGGGCCGCGAGGGCGCCCGCACGCCAAGCGCCGAGCTTCATCTCGCCCTCCGCTGCCAGCTCTCGAAGGCGCGCTCGGCCTGGCTCGGCTCGCGCGGCGCCGGACGCAGGGCCTGGCGGATGCGGCTGCGGGCCTGGTCGAAGCGCTCGCTCGGCGCCGCCGCGCCGGCGCTCGACACGGCGCCCTCCGGCGCGGCGCGCAGCACCGCGTCGTCGATCAGCGCCTCGCCCTCGTCGAATTGGCTCTCGACGAGCAGGCAGGTCGCCCGCTGCCGGGGCTCGGCCACCACCGTGAGCTGGCACCAACCGCTCGCGTCCGGGACCCCGTCTGCGTCCGCGAGCTCCACGTCCGGATCGGTCTGGTAGTCGCAGGCGATGAGCGCGGCGCCCACCTCCGAGCAGGCCGTGCCCGGGACCTTCACCCAGACGCTGGCCTCGACCTTCTTGCCGCCCGCTGGCGCGACGCCGATGGCGGCCACGCGCTGGTTCTGCGTGAGGTAGCCGCAC contains:
- a CDS encoding PQQ-like beta-propeller repeat protein gives rise to the protein MSKSARSALLASLCSAALFWFASARAERIDPTFPVRRVVGAPAGAQPMARVDAARTGRARHSLPAAPRVLWRARVTSGLDLPLAVDGRGHVVAASPMSLLVELDAQGKLVWSSKTGNAVPVQGPIITTNGTRVVLTSSGELWGVGPSGTLRLRRTLPTGSVRGAAPPLATRDGGLVLAVTGLLLRLDASGDVLARAKQADAPISLLEHGSGTLIVTEKGDVLEWRPPGEPTKLGSFGGRVDEGAALSSPNHVTAIVDHERLVDFKLSAKTRHIRLDSTDHLQGPPAILANGETRVASFSGLLLGHDRTGIETARAALEPSGGAGLPSVPGLFLPPPLIVDDRGRVAYVRPGLDAGVVLETGEQKLAAGAACGDPGSLAPAGKHRFVVACRSGLILMLGQ